The Metabacillus sediminilitoris genome window below encodes:
- a CDS encoding IclR family transcriptional regulator: MDGEEVKSKGIQSIEVGMDILKKIAERNKPLSITEIAIICDTSKSKLHRYLTSFVKTGILEKDQNGKYILGTELVMLGFKASQKLNIIDIAAPHLIDIKDTLNETAALTIWGESGPFFVSWEEANGPINIGIKVGSRVSVTQSASGRVFAAFLNKEATEEKINKELNKYHLSQDQFQEAISFVKKNGYSFVNSTIIQGISAIASPIFNRSSNLVAVLTVVGLENSLDTSEHSKAVHILKEKSVMLSRLLGWNGDL, from the coding sequence ATGGACGGGGAAGAAGTAAAAAGCAAAGGTATACAATCCATTGAAGTTGGTATGGATATACTAAAGAAAATTGCTGAAAGAAACAAACCTCTATCAATTACAGAAATAGCGATAATATGTGATACTTCTAAAAGTAAACTACATCGTTATTTAACAAGTTTCGTTAAAACGGGGATTTTAGAGAAAGACCAAAATGGCAAATATATTCTTGGAACTGAATTAGTTATGCTCGGATTCAAAGCTTCACAAAAATTAAATATTATTGACATAGCTGCCCCACATCTAATTGATATAAAAGATACATTAAATGAGACTGCTGCACTTACAATTTGGGGAGAAAGCGGTCCTTTTTTTGTGAGCTGGGAAGAAGCAAATGGGCCAATTAATATAGGGATAAAAGTAGGATCTAGGGTGAGTGTTACTCAAAGTGCTTCTGGAAGAGTATTTGCGGCCTTTCTAAATAAAGAAGCAACTGAAGAGAAAATTAATAAAGAACTAAATAAATATCACCTTAGCCAAGATCAATTTCAAGAAGCAATTAGCTTCGTTAAAAAAAATGGGTATTCCTTTGTCAACAGTACAATTATTCAGGGGATTAGTGCAATCGCCTCTCCCATTTTCAATCGCTCGTCTAACTTGGTAGCAGTACTTACTGTAGTTGGACTTGAAAACTCTTTAGATACATCAGAACATTCCAAAGCAGTCCATATTTTAAAAGAAAAATCAGTCATGTTATCTAGACTGTTAGGATGGAATGGTGATTTATAA
- a CDS encoding LLM class flavin-dependent oxidoreductase, producing MKIGYFTLTDNPIEYGDTRKDPNQMILDLAEQSIYAEDLGFHSLWVPEHHFSALGVLPSPSMFLGHVAAKTKRIKLAPATVLLPASHPIRMAEEYALLDLLSDGRAIFSAGRGYDKREYDVFGIDFNKSREIFFEGLDIVQKAWKQGTLSYEGNYFSFPEIELTPKPVQDHLPIYVAAFSRPSIEKAAEMGENVIFAPFAANMVFGTMENAINTFNDLSNQHGFSDKKASCSYFINVTESAEETEKTKQRMLKYFTGLVPAFPDDPTKAPPHIRYFAEIVDNLKNMTTDKLGDKSIIVGDAEYVTEKLKEMERAGLDEVILYFDFGGLSHLETMKAMERFAKNVMPHFNQEESLVKY from the coding sequence ATGAAAATAGGCTATTTTACACTGACTGACAACCCGATTGAATATGGTGATACTAGAAAAGACCCTAATCAAATGATTTTAGATTTAGCAGAACAAAGTATTTATGCGGAAGACTTAGGGTTCCATTCTCTTTGGGTACCAGAGCACCATTTCAGTGCATTAGGAGTCTTACCTTCTCCTTCTATGTTTCTTGGCCATGTAGCTGCAAAAACAAAACGTATCAAACTAGCACCTGCAACTGTATTACTTCCAGCAAGCCATCCAATCCGTATGGCAGAAGAATATGCATTATTGGACCTACTAAGTGATGGTCGAGCAATCTTCTCTGCTGGACGCGGTTATGATAAACGTGAATATGACGTTTTTGGAATTGACTTTAATAAAAGCCGTGAAATTTTCTTTGAAGGTTTAGATATTGTTCAAAAAGCTTGGAAACAAGGTACTCTTTCATATGAAGGTAATTATTTCTCTTTCCCTGAGATTGAATTAACTCCAAAACCTGTCCAAGATCACTTGCCAATTTATGTAGCCGCTTTCAGTAGACCTTCTATTGAAAAAGCTGCAGAAATGGGTGAAAACGTTATCTTCGCTCCTTTTGCAGCTAATATGGTTTTCGGAACGATGGAAAACGCTATCAATACATTTAACGACTTATCAAATCAACACGGCTTCTCAGATAAAAAAGCAAGCTGTTCTTACTTTATTAATGTAACTGAATCAGCTGAAGAAACAGAAAAAACAAAACAAAGAATGTTAAAATACTTTACTGGTTTAGTTCCTGCATTCCCAGATGATCCAACAAAGGCTCCACCACATATTCGATATTTTGCTGAAATTGTTGATAATCTTAAAAATATGACTACTGATAAATTAGGCGATAAGAGCATTATTGTTGGAGATGCAGAATATGTAACAGAAAAACTGAAGGAAATGGAAAGAGCTGGATTAGACGAAGTTATTTTATACTTTGACTTTGGAGGTCTTTCTCACCTTGAAACAATGAAGGCAATGGAACGTTTTGCAAAGAATGTTATGCCTCATTTCAATCAAGAAGAATCATTAGTTAAATATTAA
- a CDS encoding MFS transporter codes for MNSINLARLIDESKFNRFHASIVFWCAFIMIFDGYDLVVYGSVLPVLMKEWALTSTQAGTLGSAALFGMMLGAVIFGPLADKMGRKSVMLTCIAIFSLFTALLGFSTGPLEFGIFRFIAGLGLGGIMPNTVALMTEYSPKSLKSVLVSVMFSGYSVGGMMAAGLAIVMIGQFGWRSLFFVGVLPLLLLPIMYKTLPESPRFLVIKNQPSKIDSVLRRIEPLYTRSENQGFEQFRSEPGAPVVKLFKNGRAFSTIMFWISFFMCLLMIYGLNTWLPNLMTGAGLSVGSGLMFLFVLNFGAVLGAIFGGWMADKWDAKKVLIVFFISAGVSLTLIGFLENMIILNILVGIAGASTIGTQIICNSYISQYYPTEMRSSGLGWALGVGRLGAIAGPMMGGFLFSMSLPYYQNFLVFAIPGIIGAITLLFVQEKYSARKVNESFINEESEISSIQ; via the coding sequence ATGAATTCTATTAATCTTGCAAGACTTATTGATGAATCAAAGTTTAACCGCTTTCATGCATCTATAGTATTTTGGTGTGCCTTTATCATGATATTTGATGGCTATGATCTCGTTGTTTATGGATCAGTTCTTCCTGTACTTATGAAAGAATGGGCGTTAACTTCTACACAGGCAGGGACATTAGGAAGTGCAGCATTATTTGGAATGATGCTAGGCGCTGTCATTTTTGGTCCATTAGCCGATAAAATGGGCAGAAAAAGTGTGATGTTAACATGTATTGCTATTTTCAGCTTGTTTACTGCTTTACTTGGCTTCTCAACTGGCCCGCTCGAATTTGGTATCTTTCGGTTTATCGCAGGGTTAGGATTAGGTGGTATTATGCCAAATACAGTCGCATTGATGACAGAATATTCCCCGAAGTCTTTAAAAAGTGTTTTAGTTTCCGTTATGTTTAGTGGCTATTCTGTTGGAGGAATGATGGCTGCAGGCCTTGCAATTGTCATGATAGGACAATTTGGATGGAGATCGCTATTTTTCGTCGGTGTCCTGCCTCTATTGTTGTTGCCCATAATGTACAAAACATTGCCAGAATCACCAAGGTTTTTAGTAATTAAAAACCAACCAAGTAAAATTGATTCAGTTCTAAGAAGAATTGAGCCATTATACACACGCAGTGAAAATCAAGGATTTGAGCAATTTAGATCTGAGCCGGGTGCACCAGTAGTTAAATTATTTAAAAATGGTCGCGCTTTCAGCACAATCATGTTTTGGATTTCTTTTTTCATGTGCCTGCTGATGATTTACGGTCTAAATACATGGCTGCCAAATTTAATGACTGGGGCTGGATTATCGGTTGGTTCTGGATTAATGTTCTTATTTGTCCTAAATTTCGGTGCAGTTTTAGGAGCAATATTCGGCGGATGGATGGCAGATAAATGGGATGCTAAAAAAGTATTAATCGTCTTTTTTATTTCTGCCGGAGTATCACTTACACTGATTGGTTTTTTGGAAAATATGATTATATTAAATATTCTTGTAGGAATCGCAGGTGCTTCTACAATTGGAACACAGATTATTTGTAATTCCTACATCTCCCAATATTATCCGACAGAAATGCGTTCAAGCGGTCTTGGATGGGCTTTAGGAGTGGGGAGATTAGGAGCTATTGCAGGTCCAATGATGGGAGGATTTCTTTTTAGTATGAGTCTGCCATATTATCAAAATTTTCTTGTCTTTGCCATTCCTGGAATTATAGGAGCGATTACACTTTTATTTGTACAAGAAAAATATTCCGCACGTAAAGTAAATGAGAGTTTTATTAATGAAGAAAGTGAAATTAGCAGTATCCAATAA
- a CDS encoding flavin reductase family protein — MTNTENQQLFKEVMGNYPTGVTILTTTDIEGTPLGLTVNSFASVSLDPLMILWSIDHRVSTIQSFIEGGKFAVHILAGEQQELCKTFASKNVDRFSNCTWQLSDNQLPIIEGAFAVMECKTFKTVEAGDHTILIGEVINIQKEDKEPMLYHRRHFGAIPAEFYPLVK, encoded by the coding sequence ATGACAAATACTGAAAATCAACAGCTTTTTAAAGAGGTTATGGGCAACTATCCTACAGGCGTAACTATTTTGACTACGACTGACATTGAGGGTACACCACTAGGGCTAACGGTAAATTCCTTTGCATCCGTATCACTAGATCCACTGATGATTCTTTGGTCGATTGATCATAGAGTGTCAACTATTCAATCATTTATTGAAGGCGGTAAATTCGCGGTTCATATCTTAGCAGGGGAACAACAGGAGCTTTGTAAAACATTTGCTAGCAAAAATGTCGACCGATTCAGCAATTGCACATGGCAATTATCTGATAATCAACTTCCGATTATTGAAGGAGCATTCGCTGTTATGGAATGTAAAACCTTTAAAACAGTTGAAGCAGGAGATCACACAATCTTAATTGGAGAAGTAATCAATATTCAAAAGGAAGACAAAGAACCAATGCTTTATCATCGCAGACATTTCGGAGCAATACCGGCAGAATTCTATCCATTAGTAAAATAA
- a CDS encoding riboflavin kinase, which yields MEERNHTLGASIEGTVVKGRQIGRTIGFPTANLALYSVNKDNLKKGVYGVKVIHHEKAYYGVMNIGVRPTFKDDNRVSYEVHILDFHKNIYHEQLEVEVLFFIREEKAFRSKQQLIQQLNLDVEQFNEQLLQLSY from the coding sequence ATGGAGGAAAGGAACCACACACTAGGAGCATCAATAGAAGGAACGGTTGTCAAAGGTCGTCAGATTGGGAGGACAATTGGTTTTCCTACAGCTAATCTTGCATTATATTCTGTAAATAAAGATAACTTAAAAAAAGGTGTTTATGGAGTAAAAGTAATTCACCATGAAAAAGCTTATTATGGAGTTATGAATATTGGCGTAAGACCAACTTTTAAAGATGATAACAGGGTTTCATATGAAGTTCATATTTTAGACTTTCATAAGAATATTTATCATGAGCAATTAGAGGTAGAAGTCTTATTCTTTATCCGAGAAGAAAAAGCTTTTCGTTCTAAGCAGCAACTTATTCAGCAATTAAATCTAGATGTTGAACAATTTAATGAACAACTCCTTCAATTAAGTTACTAA
- a CDS encoding GntR family transcriptional regulator encodes MYSEDFQKSRYLIIMDNIKDRIEKGDFNPGERLPSEPELAKQFKVSRSTIREALRALEQENIVTKKHGIGTFVKAKPLYTSGIEELFSVTDLILRGGHTPGTRLIFSEYKTANAEEKEIFNLKDDEKILLVKRIRTSNQEPLVYCIDKIPAHLLPEGCTLDRESIFNFLEDKAEVKIDCATTNIETINGLPEISENLKCDVKTPLLVLKQSHFDEKTRLVLYSINYFRSNNFSFNVFRKRLK; translated from the coding sequence ATGTATTCGGAGGATTTTCAAAAATCACGGTATTTGATTATTATGGATAATATAAAAGATAGGATAGAAAAGGGAGATTTTAATCCTGGCGAGAGGCTGCCTTCAGAGCCTGAATTGGCGAAACAATTCAAAGTGAGCCGCTCAACGATAAGAGAAGCTTTACGAGCATTGGAACAAGAAAATATCGTCACTAAAAAGCACGGCATCGGGACTTTTGTAAAAGCGAAACCTTTATACACAAGCGGCATAGAGGAACTTTTTAGTGTAACAGACTTAATTCTGAGAGGAGGGCATACACCTGGAACTAGGCTGATCTTCTCAGAATATAAAACCGCAAATGCCGAAGAAAAAGAAATATTTAATCTCAAAGATGACGAAAAAATACTGTTAGTGAAAAGAATAAGAACGTCGAATCAAGAACCTTTGGTCTATTGTATCGATAAGATTCCTGCTCATCTATTGCCAGAAGGGTGCACACTGGATCGGGAGTCGATTTTCAATTTTTTAGAAGATAAAGCAGAGGTTAAAATCGATTGTGCAACAACGAATATAGAAACGATCAATGGTTTGCCGGAGATCTCAGAAAACTTGAAATGCGATGTGAAAACACCTTTGCTCGTTTTGAAACAATCGCATTTTGATGAAAAAACCCGCCTTGTCTTATACTCAATCAATTACTTCCGTTCCAATAATTTTAGCTTCAATGTTTTCCGCAAGCGCTTAAAATAA
- a CDS encoding amidohydrolase family protein — translation MDMDNHIFKNGMMIVDDQKISYIGPSSADLLSDADQVVDLRGKWVLPGLVNVHSHILMTILRGNGDDMLLKPWLETKIWPIEAKFTTEIASVSAQLGMLEMLKSGTTTFSDMFNPNGIDADVVMEVIGETGMRGAFSYSIFSFGTEQEQKANLTGAERFSKTYKTYANGRLTAMVAPHSPYACTPEAIAESARIAKENDLMVHIHVSETDFEVLDIEKRYGVRPVEFLRRLGLFDQPTVMAHGVVLNDEERSILKQYDVRVAHNPISNLKLGSGIADVVSLLDKGIKVGIATDGVASNNNFDMFEETRTAALLQKGVYKDATKFTAQTALSLATRVGAEAIGMGYTGSLEAGKKADFLTIYPYDKAHLQPLSEAYSHLLYAASGRDVCDVYIDGKLIVKDGNCLTIDEEKVMAEVNRLHADLTR, via the coding sequence ATGGATATGGACAATCATATCTTTAAAAATGGCATGATGATCGTAGATGATCAAAAGATTTCCTATATCGGCCCATCTTCAGCAGATCTTCTGTCAGATGCAGATCAAGTGGTGGATCTTCGTGGGAAATGGGTTCTTCCCGGCCTTGTGAATGTCCATTCCCATATTTTGATGACGATTTTACGCGGAAATGGGGACGATATGCTGCTGAAACCTTGGCTGGAAACGAAGATTTGGCCGATTGAGGCAAAATTCACTACTGAAATCGCTTCAGTAAGTGCCCAGCTTGGCATGTTGGAAATGTTAAAATCGGGAACAACGACATTCTCGGATATGTTCAATCCGAATGGAATAGATGCGGATGTAGTGATGGAAGTGATTGGAGAAACTGGTATGCGCGGAGCTTTTTCTTATTCGATTTTCAGTTTCGGAACAGAACAAGAGCAGAAAGCGAATCTTACAGGGGCTGAACGGTTCTCCAAAACTTATAAAACGTATGCCAATGGTCGCTTGACTGCGATGGTGGCGCCTCATAGCCCGTATGCTTGCACGCCTGAAGCAATCGCTGAAAGCGCGCGGATTGCTAAAGAGAATGATTTGATGGTCCACATCCATGTTTCGGAAACGGATTTTGAAGTTTTGGATATCGAAAAGCGCTACGGAGTTCGACCTGTAGAGTTTCTTCGCCGGTTGGGCCTGTTTGATCAGCCAACAGTCATGGCGCATGGAGTGGTTCTTAACGATGAAGAGCGATCGATTTTAAAGCAATATGATGTTCGGGTCGCACATAACCCGATTAGCAATTTGAAGCTTGGATCAGGGATCGCGGACGTTGTCAGTCTTTTGGATAAAGGGATTAAAGTGGGAATTGCAACCGATGGTGTTGCCTCCAATAACAACTTTGATATGTTTGAGGAAACAAGAACAGCTGCATTGCTGCAAAAAGGCGTCTACAAAGATGCAACAAAATTTACTGCGCAAACTGCGCTTTCCTTGGCCACTCGAGTGGGAGCAGAAGCGATTGGCATGGGATATACGGGATCTTTGGAAGCAGGCAAAAAAGCTGATTTTTTGACCATTTATCCATATGATAAAGCGCATTTGCAGCCGCTTAGTGAAGCCTATTCACATTTGCTTTATGCGGCAAGCGGACGTGATGTTTGTGATGTTTACATTGACGGCAAGCTAATTGTGAAAGATGGCAATTGCTTAACGATTGATGAAGAAAAAGTGATGGCCGAAGTAAACCGGTTGCATGCTGACCTTACGAGATAA
- a CDS encoding purine-nucleoside phosphorylase, which translates to MILSKKILQTREYILSKAGQAPEIGLILGSGLGVLAEEIENPISISYDEIPHFPVSTVAGHKGRLVIGDLKGKCVIAMQGRFHFYEGHSMEAVTYPIRVMKAIGVKQILVTNAAGGINRSFKPGDLMIIQDHINLTSQNPLIGPNEAEFGERFPDMSEAYSKKLIALAKGVAAKEKVKVVEGVYAGVLGPSYETPAEIKFLGMIGADAVGMSTVPEVIVARHCGLDVLGISCISNMAAGISDDTLTHDEVIETTEIIKAQFLQLVKGIIIEL; encoded by the coding sequence ATGATCTTAAGTAAAAAAATTCTACAAACGAGGGAATATATCCTTTCTAAAGCCGGACAAGCCCCAGAAATAGGTCTCATCCTTGGCTCGGGACTTGGCGTATTAGCAGAAGAAATCGAAAATCCAATAAGCATTTCTTATGATGAAATTCCACATTTTCCTGTTTCAACAGTTGCTGGCCATAAAGGCAGGTTGGTGATCGGTGACTTAAAGGGAAAGTGCGTCATTGCGATGCAGGGAAGGTTCCACTTTTATGAAGGGCATTCGATGGAAGCTGTTACCTACCCAATCCGTGTTATGAAAGCGATTGGGGTCAAGCAGATCCTTGTCACGAATGCAGCGGGAGGCATTAACCGAAGCTTTAAACCAGGAGATTTAATGATCATTCAGGACCATATTAATTTAACATCCCAAAACCCGTTGATTGGTCCGAATGAAGCCGAATTCGGCGAAAGATTCCCAGACATGTCTGAAGCTTACTCAAAGAAATTGATTGCTTTGGCAAAGGGAGTTGCAGCTAAGGAAAAAGTGAAAGTTGTGGAAGGCGTCTATGCCGGGGTGCTTGGACCTAGTTATGAAACTCCGGCCGAAATTAAATTCTTGGGCATGATCGGTGCGGATGCGGTCGGAATGTCGACAGTGCCTGAAGTAATCGTTGCAAGGCACTGTGGGTTAGATGTTCTTGGCATTTCTTGCATCAGCAACATGGCAGCCGGGATTTCCGATGATACTTTAACGCATGACGAAGTGATAGAAACAACTGAAATAATTAAAGCCCAATTTTTGCAATTGGTTAAAGGAATCATTATTGAATTGTAG
- a CDS encoding NCS2 family permease, with protein sequence MIQRFSRYFQLEAHGTTWKREMTAGVTSFFTSAYIILVNPLILKDAGISLSAGVMATILASIAGCLLMALWANAPIILIPGMGVNAFFSYTIVQSLGLTWQQGMAVVIASGLLFFCASMTPLGNRILTSVPASLKHGITAGIGLFLTFIGLQKGEIIQPNETTFVALGDFGNPVTLSTIVGLVITLILFARNVKGSLLLGLFFTSILTLALTGKAEISSNSADLHAYGKVFASADFSVLQISFWIAIFSMTMIVLFENMGLLSGLLADPEKFPRAYKAAAVSTITSGIFGTSPTIVAAESASGISEGGKTGIPTLVTAVLFAFSALALPIIQLIPSNAVAPVLIIVGALMMKSVLHIPLHDFSEGFPAFLIIVCIPLTSSIPDGLAFGFIAYPLMKAAIGQWKQVSPLVYVIAALFLLNIIATSVFVH encoded by the coding sequence ATGATACAGCGGTTTAGCCGATATTTTCAGTTGGAAGCACACGGGACAACGTGGAAAAGAGAGATGACAGCAGGTGTGACTTCCTTTTTCACAAGCGCATATATCATTTTGGTTAATCCCTTAATACTAAAAGACGCTGGAATCTCATTGAGTGCCGGTGTCATGGCAACCATCCTTGCATCTATTGCAGGTTGTTTGCTGATGGCTCTTTGGGCCAATGCGCCGATCATACTGATTCCGGGGATGGGGGTAAATGCATTTTTTAGTTATACCATTGTTCAATCACTGGGACTTACTTGGCAGCAGGGTATGGCTGTAGTGATCGCATCAGGACTGCTCTTTTTCTGCGCCAGCATGACTCCGTTAGGAAACAGGATATTAACGTCCGTCCCTGCATCGTTAAAACATGGCATTACAGCAGGTATAGGACTATTCCTTACGTTTATCGGGCTGCAGAAGGGGGAGATCATTCAGCCTAATGAAACGACTTTTGTTGCATTGGGGGATTTCGGAAACCCTGTCACATTGTCAACGATAGTTGGTCTCGTGATCACTTTGATCCTGTTTGCCCGAAACGTAAAAGGAAGTTTGCTGCTTGGTCTCTTTTTTACGAGCATCCTGACCCTTGCACTGACAGGAAAAGCAGAAATATCCAGTAACTCAGCAGACTTGCACGCTTACGGCAAGGTTTTTGCCTCCGCCGATTTTAGTGTCTTGCAGATTTCTTTCTGGATCGCGATTTTTTCTATGACTATGATTGTCCTTTTTGAAAACATGGGTTTGCTGAGCGGGTTATTGGCGGATCCCGAAAAGTTCCCCCGTGCATACAAGGCGGCAGCGGTTTCCACGATTACTTCGGGAATTTTTGGCACCAGTCCGACCATTGTCGCGGCTGAGAGTGCATCAGGGATTTCTGAAGGAGGGAAGACGGGTATCCCAACCTTAGTGACAGCGGTCTTGTTTGCATTCTCAGCGCTGGCGCTGCCAATCATTCAGCTCATACCTAGCAATGCCGTTGCTCCAGTGCTGATCATCGTTGGGGCATTGATGATGAAAAGCGTACTCCACATCCCTTTGCATGATTTTTCTGAAGGGTTTCCTGCTTTTTTAATTATCGTCTGCATCCCGTTGACATCCAGCATTCCTGATGGTTTAGCATTCGGTTTCATCGCATACCCGCTGATGAAGGCGGCCATAGGTCAGTGGAAACAAGTGTCTCCTTTGGTGTATGTGATCGCTGCACTGTTTCTGTTGAACATCATCGCTACGTCAGTTTTTGTACATTAA
- a CDS encoding NupC/NupG family nucleoside CNT transporter, which translates to MKFLIFILGLITIFLLAFLVSSNRKQIKYKPIAIMLVIQLILTYFLLNTRVGLILIQGISNVFGTLMEYAASGVNFVFGGLANEGAFPFFLNALLPIVFIAVLIGILQHFKILPIIIRGIGLLLSKINGLGKLESYNAVAAAIIGQGEVFITVKDQLSQLPKNRLYTLCASSMSTVSMSIVGSYMTMIDPKYVVTALVLNLFSGFIIVHIVNPYTVREEEDILELQEEEKQTFFEMLGEYIMLGFAIAVTVAAMLIGFVALITAINGVFDSIFGITFQTLLGYVFSPLAFIMGIPASEMLEAGKIMATKLVTNEFVAMLDLSKAAADLSPRSVGILSIFLVSFANFSSIGIIAGATKSIDQKQANVVSQFGLKLLFGATLVSLLSGTIVSVML; encoded by the coding sequence ATGAAATTTCTCATCTTCATTCTCGGACTAATCACTATTTTTTTACTGGCTTTTCTTGTAAGCAGCAATCGCAAACAAATAAAATATAAACCGATTGCAATCATGCTAGTTATACAGTTAATTTTGACGTATTTCTTGTTAAATACGCGTGTCGGGCTTATCTTGATACAAGGGATTTCCAATGTGTTTGGAACGTTGATGGAATACGCGGCATCAGGTGTTAATTTCGTATTTGGCGGGTTGGCAAATGAAGGGGCATTTCCATTTTTCCTTAATGCATTACTTCCAATCGTTTTTATTGCTGTGTTAATTGGAATCTTACAGCATTTTAAAATTTTGCCTATTATCATCAGAGGGATCGGTTTATTATTAAGCAAAATAAATGGCTTGGGAAAATTAGAATCATATAATGCTGTTGCTGCAGCGATTATCGGGCAAGGTGAAGTATTCATTACAGTAAAAGATCAATTGAGTCAATTGCCTAAAAATCGTTTATACACGCTTTGTGCATCTTCCATGTCAACGGTTTCTATGTCAATTGTCGGTTCGTATATGACGATGATTGATCCGAAGTATGTGGTTACGGCACTTGTTTTGAACTTATTCAGCGGATTTATCATCGTCCATATTGTAAACCCTTACACGGTACGAGAAGAGGAAGATATTTTAGAATTGCAAGAGGAAGAAAAACAAACATTTTTTGAAATGCTGGGCGAATATATTATGCTCGGATTTGCCATTGCTGTCACTGTTGCAGCGATGCTGATCGGATTTGTGGCATTAATCACAGCGATTAATGGCGTATTCGACTCTATCTTTGGCATTACGTTCCAAACTTTATTAGGATATGTGTTCTCGCCGCTTGCCTTCATTATGGGAATTCCGGCATCGGAAATGTTGGAAGCAGGTAAAATCATGGCGACAAAATTAGTGACAAACGAGTTTGTTGCTATGCTCGATTTATCAAAAGCAGCGGCAGATTTATCGCCGCGATCTGTTGGCATTTTATCAATATTCCTCGTTTCATTTGCCAATTTTTCTTCAATTGGGATTATTGCAGGAGCGACGAAGAGCATCGACCAGAAACAAGCAAATGTAGTTTCCCAATTTGGGTTAAAGCTTTTATTTGGAGCCACTTTAGTCAGTTTATTATCCGGTACGATTGTAAGCGTTATGCTTTGA
- a CDS encoding MFS transporter — MDKQNNRFRWVIFASVMFTYLLMASQRTAPGLITDQVMKDFNVTASTIGLLTSIQFFVYTGLQIPMGILADRFGPNYFLIIGALLTGLGTIIYSLGTHEVVLFFARIMTGTGDATIWVNMVLILGQWFNAKEFVRLIGLAGMTGSLGFVLATVPFSAWIVLLGWRTAFFSAGVLLCLSGILLYFVLLKKPKQIFLNESVLVKNEIQREKTLVLLRRMFSNRQAWALFFCHFGVVGAYVGFISSWAVPYGMNVYGMTRSDASQLIMIGLIGALIGAPLTSWISSRLETIKQPYVVIHITTLLSWSSFLFFKGNPPFSFLIMLFFIIGFGYGASALTFAVVRQSFPIIESGIVSGFANTGGFLSAVLLPSIFGNVLDHFQSASGSIGDGYYFGFITPVIFSMIGLIGVICIKERRQEAGRKTNLHLS, encoded by the coding sequence TTGGACAAACAAAATAACAGATTTAGATGGGTTATATTTGCTTCTGTAATGTTTACTTATTTATTAATGGCGAGCCAACGAACCGCTCCAGGATTGATTACAGACCAAGTGATGAAGGATTTTAATGTAACTGCATCAACGATTGGGTTACTGACAAGTATACAATTTTTTGTATACACAGGTTTGCAAATTCCAATGGGTATTTTGGCTGATCGTTTTGGGCCCAATTATTTTTTAATTATAGGTGCACTACTTACAGGGTTAGGTACAATTATTTATAGTCTTGGTACGCATGAAGTTGTCTTATTTTTCGCAAGAATAATGACGGGGACGGGGGATGCGACCATCTGGGTAAATATGGTGTTAATTTTGGGCCAATGGTTTAATGCAAAGGAATTTGTTCGATTAATTGGTCTGGCTGGAATGACAGGAAGCCTTGGTTTCGTTTTGGCGACAGTCCCTTTCTCTGCATGGATTGTCTTACTTGGTTGGAGGACAGCATTTTTTTCAGCAGGAGTATTATTATGTTTAAGCGGAATTCTCCTTTATTTTGTACTCTTAAAAAAACCAAAACAAATCTTTCTTAATGAATCGGTATTGGTTAAAAATGAAATACAACGTGAAAAAACATTGGTTTTATTACGAAGAATGTTTTCGAATCGGCAAGCATGGGCTTTATTCTTTTGTCACTTTGGGGTTGTCGGTGCGTATGTAGGATTTATCAGTTCGTGGGCAGTACCCTATGGGATGAATGTGTATGGAATGACACGTTCAGATGCGAGTCAGCTCATTATGATTGGTCTTATCGGTGCGCTTATAGGTGCTCCTCTAACGAGCTGGATTTCAAGTAGGTTAGAAACAATTAAACAGCCTTATGTTGTTATTCATATCACTACTTTATTGAGTTGGTCTTCCTTTCTTTTTTTTAAAGGGAATCCGCCATTTTCCTTTTTAATTATGCTCTTCTTTATCATTGGCTTTGGATATGGGGCAAGTGCCTTAACATTTGCTGTGGTTCGTCAATCTTTTCCTATAATAGAATCTGGCATTGTCTCTGGGTTTGCGAATACGGGTGGATTTCTAAGTGCCGTATTGCTGCCAAGTATTTTTGGAAATGTATTGGATCATTTTCAGTCTGCTTCAGGTAGTATCGGTGATGGATATTACTTCGGTTTTATCACTCCAGTTATCTTCTCCATGATAGGCTTAATTGGAGTGATTTGTATTAAGGAAAGGCGACAGGAGGCAGGACGTAAAACCAATCTCCACTTATCTTAA